One window from the genome of Leptospira ryugenii encodes:
- the lipA gene encoding lipoyl synthase — protein sequence MNPLKKKPRTKEIHPIPEKPDWMKVPISFPKEGDALSVVRSQVDGKRLNTVCESASCPNLNHCWSRRTATYMLAGDICTRRCKYCDVAFGKPKALDSEEPGRVAESVFELGLKHVVLTAVNRDDLADGGAGHFAKTVQLVRQKNPLCTIEVLIPDFKGSEENLQVLYASKPQIINHNIETVERLFPMITPQKNYQRSLAVLKHISEHGFATKSGLILGLGETESDVQSCLEDLYQNGVRILTIGQYLQPSPSHYPIQSFPTPEEFQRWKEIAYQIGFKIISSGPLVRSSYHADEYISPNEIS from the coding sequence ATGAACCCTCTGAAAAAAAAGCCTAGGACCAAAGAAATACATCCCATCCCCGAAAAACCGGATTGGATGAAGGTCCCGATTTCCTTTCCGAAAGAGGGCGATGCCTTAAGCGTCGTGCGGTCTCAGGTGGATGGCAAAAGACTGAATACAGTCTGTGAATCTGCATCTTGCCCGAATCTAAACCACTGCTGGAGTCGAAGGACAGCTACCTATATGCTTGCTGGCGATATCTGCACCAGGCGCTGTAAATATTGCGACGTAGCCTTTGGAAAACCAAAGGCTCTAGATTCAGAAGAGCCAGGCCGCGTGGCTGAATCTGTTTTTGAATTAGGTTTGAAGCATGTTGTTTTGACTGCAGTGAATCGGGATGATTTAGCGGATGGAGGTGCGGGTCATTTTGCAAAAACCGTACAATTGGTACGGCAAAAAAACCCCCTATGCACAATAGAAGTTTTGATCCCAGATTTCAAAGGTAGCGAGGAGAATCTGCAAGTTTTGTATGCCTCGAAACCCCAAATCATAAACCATAATATCGAAACCGTTGAGCGATTATTTCCCATGATCACCCCGCAAAAGAACTACCAGCGCTCCCTTGCGGTTCTTAAGCACATCTCAGAGCACGGGTTTGCCACAAAAAGTGGACTCATCCTAGGTCTAGGCGAAACAGAGTCCGATGTGCAATCCTGCCTAGAGGATTTGTACCAAAATGGTGTGAGGATCCTAACCATTGGCCAGTACTTGCAACCTAGTCCAAGCCATTATCCCATACAATCCTTTCCTACACCCGAGGAATTCCAAAGGTGGAAAGAAATAGCCTACCAGATTGGTTTTAAAATTATTTCTTCCGGTCCTCTCGTACGATCCTCATACCATGCCGATGAATATATCAGCCCCAATGAAATCAGCTGA
- a CDS encoding lipoprotein LipL45: MKASKLALISALVAGSALAVCKKPDVAVSETSKESGGLSAVVVYAVGDSKIRHADNTEEKAQLGTSLKAGDNIVTGDNGKIDVQFPDGSNMRISPKSVLDFSKLSQNAAGTTQTEIALVSGKVFAKVNKAKKEDDFTVVTPTAIAGVRGTSFIVESEEGKPSAVKVVDGAVAFSNRVPALEKLSEEEINADANLKKLRDSLASTEVVLEKNQESRQSAKALELSKVESIKEADLTKISKTAEKEKPVVEKAKLTLSEEQEIKTIVSVDKDTAQQIAKLSETAETDKLDEIKKQEIDKKRAELEKTVAAAQEVEKKKFEESLASDPKALKSQKDIVNYYERIEKIILSDGKVIIGAIISQSNDKLTVHTENGVKVIDKNNVDEVIYDLQTKSKF, encoded by the coding sequence ATGAAAGCATCAAAATTAGCGTTAATAAGCGCACTGGTAGCCGGCTCAGCTTTAGCAGTTTGCAAAAAGCCAGATGTAGCGGTCAGTGAAACCTCCAAAGAATCCGGTGGCCTTTCGGCCGTTGTTGTGTATGCCGTGGGTGATTCTAAAATCCGTCACGCTGACAATACAGAAGAAAAGGCGCAATTGGGCACTAGCCTAAAAGCTGGTGATAACATCGTAACAGGAGACAATGGCAAAATTGACGTTCAATTTCCAGATGGCTCAAATATGCGAATCTCTCCAAAATCCGTTCTAGATTTCAGCAAACTCTCTCAAAATGCTGCGGGCACGACGCAAACAGAGATCGCCTTGGTCTCAGGTAAAGTCTTTGCAAAAGTCAATAAGGCCAAAAAAGAAGACGACTTCACTGTCGTGACACCAACTGCCATTGCGGGTGTGCGTGGAACTTCTTTCATCGTAGAATCTGAAGAAGGGAAACCTTCCGCTGTGAAAGTTGTAGATGGAGCTGTTGCATTCTCTAACCGAGTACCTGCTTTGGAAAAATTATCCGAAGAAGAAATCAATGCTGATGCCAACCTGAAAAAGTTGAGAGATTCTCTTGCAAGCACTGAAGTAGTTTTAGAGAAAAACCAAGAGTCTCGCCAATCAGCAAAGGCATTAGAACTTTCGAAAGTTGAGTCTATAAAAGAAGCAGACCTTACAAAAATTTCCAAAACAGCTGAAAAAGAAAAACCAGTTGTTGAAAAAGCAAAGTTGACTCTTTCAGAAGAGCAAGAGATCAAAACGATCGTGTCTGTTGATAAAGATACTGCGCAGCAAATTGCGAAGTTGAGCGAAACAGCAGAAACAGATAAACTCGATGAGATCAAAAAACAAGAAATCGATAAGAAGCGTGCAGAACTGGAAAAAACTGTAGCAGCCGCACAAGAAGTAGAGAAGAAAAAGTTTGAAGAGAGCCTTGCATCTGATCCAAAAGCATTGAAGTCTCAAAAAGACATCGTAAACTATTACGAAAGAATTGAGAAGATCATTCTTTCAGATGGAAAGGTGATCATTGGGGCAATCATCAGCCAATCCAATGATAAGTTAACTGTTCATACTGAAAATGGCGTGAAGGTCATTGATAAAAACAACGTAGACGAAGTGATCTACGATTTACAAACGAAATCCAAATTCTAA
- a CDS encoding radical SAM protein translates to MAELNTLANRPPSSLALLEEMERQYKDLPMEAIIKQDILRQGIHFRPESFQGVGAYKAKDYFIFSFDHIPLAEMKDGIDTKAPEEIKISGGHFQLLPTVISTRNNPLSPYEMRSKEGKPTLYLGETEIGRAEYPPIPDWYRHRTQSGKLPGEIAPVIEWGYLIYLTVFRNCQYFGKDEECAYCDINHNYRQQKGAGRPYTGVKDVEDILEVLSWINAEDQIAKVYTITGGSVLTNLKKKSEVDFYLQYPEAIERQFPKRWMGKLVAQAFEKEDCQRFKDAGIQIYHPNYEVWDKALFEKICPGKASWIGYDRWIRRVVESAEVFGPEHVIPNFVGGVELSEPYGFKTVAEAIQSTKQGLDFFMSKGIVPRFTAWCPEPYTTLGQQAGPPLVYFCELLRAWKETFELYKLPTPPGYGEPGPGKAVFSVSAFMDVIGYSGRN, encoded by the coding sequence ATGGCAGAATTGAACACTTTAGCAAACCGTCCCCCCTCCTCTCTGGCCCTCCTCGAAGAAATGGAGAGGCAATACAAAGACCTCCCCATGGAAGCCATCATCAAACAGGACATTTTGAGACAGGGAATCCACTTCCGACCAGAATCATTCCAAGGTGTAGGGGCCTACAAAGCAAAGGACTATTTTATCTTTTCCTTCGACCACATCCCCTTGGCTGAGATGAAGGACGGCATAGATACCAAAGCACCGGAAGAGATCAAAATTTCAGGCGGACATTTCCAACTGCTCCCAACCGTTATCTCAACTCGGAACAACCCCCTCTCTCCCTACGAAATGCGCTCCAAAGAGGGCAAGCCAACTTTGTACCTGGGCGAGACGGAGATTGGCAGGGCCGAATACCCTCCTATACCAGATTGGTACCGCCATAGAACCCAATCCGGAAAACTTCCTGGGGAAATTGCACCCGTAATCGAATGGGGCTATTTGATCTACCTAACTGTCTTTAGGAACTGCCAATACTTCGGAAAAGACGAAGAATGTGCTTATTGCGACATCAACCACAACTACCGACAACAAAAAGGCGCAGGTCGTCCTTATACTGGGGTAAAGGATGTGGAAGATATCTTGGAAGTTCTCTCCTGGATCAATGCGGAGGACCAGATTGCCAAAGTCTACACCATTACGGGCGGTTCTGTCCTTACTAACTTAAAGAAAAAATCGGAAGTTGACTTTTACCTTCAATACCCGGAAGCGATCGAGAGACAATTCCCCAAACGTTGGATGGGGAAGCTTGTTGCGCAAGCCTTCGAAAAGGAGGACTGCCAAAGGTTCAAGGATGCTGGCATTCAGATCTACCATCCCAATTACGAAGTTTGGGACAAGGCTCTTTTTGAAAAGATCTGCCCTGGGAAAGCAAGTTGGATAGGCTACGATCGTTGGATCCGTCGCGTTGTGGAATCCGCAGAGGTCTTTGGACCAGAGCATGTGATCCCAAATTTTGTCGGTGGTGTGGAACTTTCCGAACCATATGGATTTAAAACCGTAGCAGAGGCAATTCAATCCACCAAACAAGGATTAGATTTCTTTATGTCCAAAGGGATAGTGCCTCGTTTTACAGCTTGGTGCCCAGAACCTTACACAACATTGGGCCAACAAGCAGGGCCACCATTGGTCTATTTTTGTGAGTTATTGAGAGCTTGGAAGGAAACCTTTGAACTGTATAAGCTACCGACTCCTCCTGGTTACGGTGAACCTGGACCTGGTAAAGCTGTATTTTCTGTCTCTGCCTTTATGGATGTCATAGGATATTCTGGACGGAATTGA